A window from Lachnoanaerobaculum umeaense encodes these proteins:
- a CDS encoding polyribonucleotide nucleotidyltransferase — translation MSKEFKSYSMELAGRTLRVDIGRVAAQANGAAFMHYGDTTVLSTATASDKPRDGIDFFPLSVEYEEKMYAVGKMPGGFNKREGKASENAILTSRVIDRPMRPLFPKDYRNDVTLNNLVMSVDPDCSPELTAMLGSAIATAISDIPFDGPCATTQIGMVGGFFVVNPNEEQMAVSDLKLTVASTRDKVIMIEAGANEIPDEKMIEAIYKADSVNKEIIAFIDKIVAEVGKEKHSYTAFVIPEELTAAIKEIVPPQEMEVAVFTDEKQVREENIKAITQRLEAAFADKEEWIPLLGEAIYQYQKKTVRKMILKDQKRPDGRAMNQIRTLAAETDIIPRVHGSAMFTRGQTQICNIVTLAPLAEAQKIDGLNLLETTKRYIHQYNFPSYSVGETRPSRGPGRREIGHGALAERALIPVLPTPEDFPYAIRSVSETFESNGSTSMASTCSSCMALMAAGVPIKKMVAGISCGLVTGDSDDDYVLLTDIQGLEDFFGDMDFKVTGTDAGITAIQMDIKIHGLTKDIVKGAIARCHEARNFIMDTCMKPCISEPRKELSPYAPKISQIQISPSKIGDVVGKQGKTINKIIEDTGVKIDISEEGLVSVAGTDQTMIDKAIDIIRGITIEIEAGMIMRGSVVRMLEFGAFVELAPGKDGMVHISKLSDKRVEKVEDVVKIGDEVTVKVLKVDPVKGRIDLSMKPSDLE, via the coding sequence ATGAGTAAGGAATTTAAAAGTTATTCAATGGAACTCGCAGGTCGTACTCTCAGAGTTGATATCGGGAGAGTAGCTGCACAGGCAAATGGTGCTGCATTTATGCACTATGGTGATACAACAGTTTTATCTACAGCTACAGCATCAGATAAGCCAAGAGACGGTATTGATTTCTTCCCTCTTTCAGTAGAATATGAGGAGAAGATGTATGCGGTAGGTAAAATGCCGGGAGGATTTAATAAGAGAGAAGGAAAGGCAAGTGAGAATGCTATACTTACATCAAGAGTTATAGACAGACCGATGAGACCGCTTTTTCCTAAGGATTATAGAAATGATGTTACATTAAACAATCTTGTAATGTCTGTAGATCCTGATTGTTCACCTGAACTTACAGCTATGCTTGGTTCTGCAATTGCAACAGCGATATCAGATATTCCTTTTGATGGACCTTGTGCTACAACACAGATCGGTATGGTAGGTGGTTTTTTTGTGGTAAACCCTAATGAGGAGCAGATGGCTGTATCAGATCTTAAGCTTACAGTAGCATCTACAAGAGATAAGGTAATAATGATTGAAGCAGGTGCAAATGAAATACCTGATGAAAAGATGATTGAGGCTATTTATAAAGCTGACTCAGTAAATAAGGAGATTATTGCATTTATTGATAAGATTGTAGCGGAAGTTGGTAAGGAAAAGCATTCTTATACAGCATTTGTTATTCCTGAAGAGCTTACAGCAGCTATTAAGGAAATCGTACCTCCACAGGAGATGGAAGTAGCAGTTTTCACAGATGAAAAGCAGGTTAGAGAAGAAAATATAAAGGCAATCACACAAAGACTTGAAGCAGCATTTGCAGACAAAGAAGAGTGGATACCTCTACTTGGTGAGGCTATTTATCAGTATCAGAAGAAGACTGTAAGAAAGATGATTTTAAAGGATCAGAAGAGGCCTGACGGCAGAGCTATGAATCAGATTCGTACACTTGCAGCTGAGACAGATATTATACCAAGAGTACATGGTTCAGCTATGTTTACCAGAGGACAGACTCAGATCTGTAATATAGTTACACTTGCACCTTTAGCAGAGGCACAAAAGATTGATGGACTTAATCTTTTAGAAACTACAAAGAGATATATTCATCAGTATAATTTCCCTTCTTATTCAGTAGGTGAGACCAGACCTTCAAGAGGTCCCGGAAGAAGAGAAATAGGACATGGTGCATTGGCCGAGCGTGCACTTATACCTGTACTTCCTACTCCTGAGGATTTTCCATATGCTATAAGATCTGTATCTGAGACTTTTGAGTCAAACGGTTCTACTTCTATGGCATCTACATGTTCTTCATGTATGGCACTTATGGCAGCCGGAGTTCCAATAAAGAAGATGGTAGCAGGAATCTCATGTGGACTTGTAACAGGTGATTCTGATGATGACTATGTATTGCTTACAGATATTCAGGGGCTGGAAGATTTCTTTGGAGATATGGACTTTAAGGTAACAGGAACTGATGCAGGTATTACAGCTATTCAGATGGATATTAAGATTCATGGACTTACAAAAGATATTGTAAAAGGTGCTATTGCAAGATGTCATGAAGCAAGAAATTTCATCATGGACACTTGTATGAAGCCATGTATATCTGAACCTAGAAAAGAACTGAGTCCATATGCACCGAAGATTTCACAGATCCAAATCAGTCCTTCAAAGATTGGTGATGTGGTAGGTAAGCAGGGTAAGACGATCAATAAGATCATTGAAGATACCGGAGTAAAGATTGATATCAGTGAAGAAGGATTGGTATCAGTTGCAGGCACAGATCAGACAATGATTGATAAGGCTATTGATATAATAAGAGGTATAACAATAGAGATTGAAGCCGGAATGATTATGAGAGGTAGCGTTGTTCGTATGCTTGAGTTCGGTGCCTTTGTAGAATTAGCTCCAGGTAAGGATGGTATGGTTCATATTTCAAAGCTTTCAGATAAGAGAGTGGAAAAAGTTGAAGATGTTGTAAAAATAGGAGATGAGGTTACAGTAAAGGTATTGAAGGTTGATCCTGTAAAGGGAAGAATAGATCTGTCTATGAAGCCTTCAGATCTTGAATAA
- the rpsO gene encoding 30S ribosomal protein S15: MITKEKKTAIMEEYARKAGDTGSPEVQIAVLTARITELTEHLKANPKDHHSRRGLLKMVGKRRNLLQYLKNKDLEGYRALIEKLGLRK, from the coding sequence ATGATTACAAAAGAGAAAAAGACAGCTATCATGGAAGAGTATGCAAGAAAAGCAGGAGATACAGGTTCACCTGAGGTTCAGATAGCAGTTCTTACAGCAAGAATCACAGAATTAACAGAGCATTTAAAGGCAAACCCTAAGGATCATCACTCAAGAAGAGGTCTTTTGAAGATGGTAGGTAAGAGAAGAAATCTTTTACAGTACCTTAAGAATAAGGATCTTGAGGGTTATCGTGCACTTATAGAGAAACTTGGACTTAGAAAGTAA
- a CDS encoding diaminopimelate dehydrogenase, whose product MIRIGILGYGNLGRGIECAIKHTKDMKLIAVFTRRDPSSVKILTSDAKVENVDKILNYQDDIDVLILCGGSATDLPKQTPEYAKYFNVVDSFDTHANIPQHFERVDDAAKTSHHFGLISSGWDPGMFSLNRVYGNAILPTGCDYTFWGKGVSQGHSDAIRRIDGVVDARQYTVPVDKALEEVRSGSNPNLTTRQKHTRECYVVVEDSADKARIENEIKTMPNYFADYDTTVHFISMEEMKKNHSKLPHGGFVIRTGKTGWENEHNHVIEYSLKLDSNPEFTASVIVAYSRAVYRLHKEGKIGAHTVFDIAPAYLLDMSAEEMRAHLL is encoded by the coding sequence ATGATAAGAATAGGAATTTTGGGATATGGAAACCTTGGAAGAGGAATCGAGTGTGCTATAAAACATACAAAGGATATGAAGCTGATAGCTGTATTTACAAGAAGAGATCCTTCAAGTGTAAAGATTCTTACATCAGATGCTAAAGTTGAGAATGTTGATAAAATATTGAATTATCAAGACGATATAGATGTTTTGATACTTTGTGGTGGAAGTGCAACTGATTTACCAAAGCAAACACCTGAGTATGCTAAATATTTTAATGTTGTAGACAGTTTTGATACTCATGCAAATATACCACAGCATTTTGAAAGAGTAGATGATGCTGCAAAGACCAGTCATCATTTTGGTCTCATTTCTTCAGGTTGGGATCCGGGTATGTTCTCATTAAATAGAGTTTATGGAAATGCTATACTTCCTACAGGTTGTGACTATACTTTTTGGGGTAAGGGTGTAAGCCAAGGACATTCAGATGCTATAAGGAGAATAGATGGGGTTGTTGATGCCAGACAGTATACAGTTCCAGTAGACAAGGCTCTTGAGGAGGTGAGAAGTGGAAGTAATCCAAATCTTACTACAAGGCAAAAGCATACAAGAGAGTGCTATGTAGTTGTAGAGGACAGTGCTGATAAGGCAAGAATAGAAAATGAAATAAAGACAATGCCAAATTATTTTGCAGATTATGATACTACAGTGCATTTTATTTCTATGGAAGAAATGAAGAAAAATCATTCAAAACTGCCACATGGTGGATTTGTTATTAGAACAGGTAAGACAGGTTGGGAGAATGAGCATAATCATGTTATTGAATATAGCTTAAAGCTCGATTCAAATCCTGAGTTTACAGCTTCTGTAATAGTTGCATATTCAAGAGCAGTATATCGTTTACATAAGGAAGGTAAGATAGGAGCTCATACAGTATTTGATATTGCACCTGCATATCTTCTTGATATGTCTGCTGAAGAAATGCGTGCACATTTATTATAA
- a CDS encoding energy-coupling factor ABC transporter substrate-binding protein: MSRNKKLVISLLVVVVLMAIVPLFMLKNAEFGGSDDAGSEVVSEIQGGEYEPWFNPIIETVLGKELPGEVESLLFCVQTGIGVGIIAYYMGRFVERKKQEDKNK, encoded by the coding sequence ATGTCAAGGAATAAAAAACTTGTGATAAGTCTGCTTGTAGTAGTGGTACTGATGGCTATTGTACCTTTGTTTATGCTAAAGAATGCTGAGTTTGGTGGATCTGATGATGCAGGAAGTGAAGTGGTTTCTGAAATACAGGGTGGAGAGTATGAGCCATGGTTTAATCCTATTATAGAGACTGTTTTAGGAAAGGAACTGCCGGGAGAGGTTGAAAGTCTTTTGTTCTGTGTGCAAACCGGTATAGGAGTTGGAATCATAGCCTACTATATGGGAAGATTTGTTGAAAGAAAAAAACAGGAAGATAAAAACAAATAA
- a CDS encoding energy-coupling factor ABC transporter permease → MKNQEKLIITPAIIFAFCFALPFTANAMHIMEGFLPVGHVIAWSLIALPFLIAGYLSIKKTISNDRKSITLLAMSGAFVFVLSSLKIPSVTGSCSHMTGTGLAAILFGPSAVSILGIIVLIFQALLLAHGGFTTLGANTFSMAIAGPFVSFIVYKICKKSKVNDNVSIFLAAFLGDLLTYVVTAFQLAFAYPMQEGGVMASAGKFLLVFAPTQLPLAIIEGLLTVVIMVGLKTYAESELREIGFLKGGSN, encoded by the coding sequence ATGAAAAATCAAGAGAAACTTATTATTACTCCGGCAATTATATTTGCATTTTGCTTTGCACTGCCATTTACTGCAAATGCAATGCATATTATGGAGGGATTTTTGCCGGTTGGACATGTTATAGCCTGGAGTCTTATAGCATTGCCATTTTTAATAGCGGGATATCTTTCAATTAAAAAGACAATATCCAACGATAGAAAATCAATAACACTTTTGGCTATGTCAGGTGCATTTGTATTTGTACTTTCATCACTTAAGATTCCTTCAGTGACTGGATCTTGTTCACATATGACAGGTACAGGACTTGCAGCCATTCTTTTTGGTCCTAGTGCAGTAAGCATACTTGGTATAATAGTACTTATATTCCAGGCATTACTTTTAGCACATGGAGGATTTACTACACTTGGAGCCAATACCTTCTCAATGGCGATAGCAGGACCTTTTGTATCATTTATAGTATATAAGATTTGTAAAAAGTCTAAAGTAAATGACAATGTTTCAATATTCTTAGCAGCATTCCTAGGAGACTTGCTTACTTATGTTGTTACTGCTTTCCAGCTTGCTTTTGCATATCCTATGCAGGAGGGTGGAGTAATGGCTTCTGCGGGTAAGTTCTTACTTGTATTTGCACCTACTCAGCTTCCACTTGCTATAATAGAGGGATTGCTTACAGTAGTTATAATGGTTGGTCTTAAAACATATGCAGAATCTGAACTTAGAGAAATAGGGTTTTTAAAAGGAGGTAGTAATTAA
- a CDS encoding energy-coupling factor ABC transporter ATP-binding protein, translating to MKKIILKAENLHYSYTKEHEALKGVSLDIYEGERLAILGANGSGKSTFFLNINGVLKPNSGNVYYMDKLIDKTSIKELRKNVGIVFQDADNQIIASTVRAEVSFGPINLGLSKEEVEKRVLDSLNYMNISHLIDRPPHYLSGGEKKRVSIADIIAMDSQIIIFDEPTASLDPKNTAIFEEVIDKLNRDRKTLVISTHDLEFAFRWADRIVVFCDGNIIADSDPIDVFSNKEVLRRANLKKPILLEVFEILGQNSVFKANDIAARNIDEFREKFISQVKDLS from the coding sequence ATGAAAAAGATTATTTTAAAAGCAGAAAATTTGCATTATTCCTATACTAAAGAACATGAGGCGTTAAAAGGTGTTTCGTTGGATATATATGAGGGTGAACGCTTAGCTATTCTAGGTGCGAATGGTTCAGGTAAATCAACTTTCTTTTTAAATATAAATGGTGTACTTAAGCCTAATAGCGGTAATGTGTATTATATGGATAAGTTGATAGACAAGACTTCTATAAAGGAGCTTAGAAAAAATGTAGGTATAGTATTTCAGGATGCAGACAATCAAATAATAGCTTCTACTGTAAGAGCTGAGGTGAGTTTTGGACCTATAAATCTTGGTCTATCCAAGGAGGAGGTTGAGAAAAGAGTCTTAGATTCACTCAACTATATGAATATTTCTCATCTGATAGATAGACCACCACATTACTTAAGCGGTGGAGAAAAGAAAAGGGTAAGTATAGCTGATATTATTGCTATGGATTCACAGATTATTATATTTGACGAGCCTACAGCCTCACTTGATCCAAAAAATACAGCTATTTTTGAAGAGGTCATTGATAAATTAAATAGAGATAGAAAAACTCTGGTTATATCCACACATGACTTGGAGTTTGCTTTCCGCTGGGCAGACCGTATAGTGGTATTTTGTGATGGAAATATAATAGCTGATTCAGATCCTATAGATGTATTTTCTAATAAAGAGGTTTTACGAAGAGCAAATCTTAAGAAGCCTATACTTCTTGAGGTTTTTGAAATACTTGGACAAAATTCAGTTTTTAAGGCAAACGATATAGCGGCAAGGAATATAGATGAATTTCGAGAGAAGTTTATTTCTCAGGTAAAAGACTTGAGTTAA
- the cbiQ gene encoding cobalt ECF transporter T component CbiQ has translation MAHQHGSYFSIDLYAFHSKLKYINPEFKLISSLLTLILTIVFNNIFVSTYVFFLMFFISVNLGGMDFSEYISILMAPLSFIILASIGIALGFSFENSGEFYIKILGIYIYTSRGQLIETAKLIIKVLACVSIMQSLILSTMPYEIINALRNMHIPKLIIELMNLIYRFIFILIESYINMHNSALSRMGYHNLRASFISFGNIASNILVVSLKKANAYYTAMEARCFEGDLKFLQEEKKLDKKNIAIAILNIFVMFAIWTMTKRFNIPFTQS, from the coding sequence ATGGCTCATCAACATGGTAGTTACTTTTCGATTGATTTATATGCTTTTCATTCAAAGCTTAAATATATAAATCCTGAATTTAAACTTATATCTTCCCTGTTAACACTGATTTTGACAATAGTGTTTAATAATATTTTTGTATCAACCTATGTATTTTTTTTGATGTTTTTTATAAGTGTAAACTTGGGTGGAATGGATTTTAGTGAGTATATCTCCATACTCATGGCACCTCTTAGTTTTATAATTCTTGCAAGTATAGGTATTGCTTTGGGATTTTCATTTGAGAATAGTGGTGAGTTTTATATAAAAATTTTAGGGATTTACATTTATACATCAAGAGGGCAGCTTATAGAAACAGCAAAACTTATAATAAAGGTACTTGCCTGTGTAAGTATTATGCAAAGCCTTATACTATCGACTATGCCATATGAGATAATTAATGCGTTAAGAAATATGCATATACCCAAACTTATAATCGAACTTATGAATCTTATATATAGATTTATATTTATTTTGATAGAAAGCTATATAAATATGCATAATTCTGCACTTTCAAGGATGGGATATCATAACCTTAGAGCTTCTTTTATAAGCTTTGGAAATATTGCAAGCAATATTTTGGTGGTATCTTTAAAAAAAGCCAATGCCTATTATACAGCTATGGAAGCAAGATGTTTTGAAGGAGATTTAAAATTTCTCCAGGAAGAAAAGAAGCTGGATAAAAAAAATATTGCTATAGCGATCTTAAATATTTTTGTTATGTTTGCTATATGGACTATGACTAAAAGGTTTAATATTCCTTTTACACAGTCTTGA
- a CDS encoding FAD-dependent oxidoreductase, whose protein sequence is MKANYDIVVIGFGKAGKTLAAKFSKSGKSVALVEKDKNMYGGTCINVGCIPSKRLITDASKSQNMEFEEKVQYYRESVVEKKKLIAALNKANYDKIASAGVEIIDGTASFKDNHHIVVSTKDGNVEIEAEKFIINTGSVTVIPKIEGADSKGVYTSESIMNLEELPKRLTIVGGGYIGLEFASMYADFGSKVTIVQDGDVFLPREDDDIAKAIREVLEAKGVEIVTGAKVTKAEEGKLYYEIAGEAKTLDSDAILLAVGRRPNTDDLGCENAGVKLTDRGAVVTDEHLKTTADNIWAAGDVCGKLQFTYISLDDSRIIWDEIMGEDKRTTENRGAFSYSVFINPPFSRVGMSEKDAKAAGLDYRVLSLSANAIPKAKVLRKTEGLLKALVTSDGTILGAELFCEESYEMINFIKLAMDNGIKAKDIANFIFTHPTMSESLNDLFAI, encoded by the coding sequence ATGAAAGCTAATTATGATATAGTTGTTATCGGTTTCGGTAAGGCTGGAAAGACTCTTGCGGCTAAGTTTAGTAAGTCCGGTAAAAGTGTTGCTTTAGTTGAGAAAGATAAAAATATGTATGGAGGTACCTGCATTAATGTAGGCTGTATTCCTTCAAAGCGTCTTATAACAGATGCATCTAAATCTCAAAATATGGAGTTTGAGGAGAAAGTACAGTATTACAGGGAGTCAGTAGTAGAAAAGAAAAAGTTGATAGCTGCTCTTAATAAGGCAAATTACGATAAGATAGCAAGCGCAGGTGTGGAGATTATTGACGGAACGGCATCATTTAAAGATAATCACCATATAGTTGTTTCAACTAAAGACGGAAATGTGGAAATTGAAGCTGAGAAGTTTATTATCAACACAGGTTCAGTTACTGTAATACCGAAGATTGAAGGAGCTGACAGCAAAGGCGTATATACATCAGAGTCTATTATGAACCTTGAGGAATTACCAAAAAGACTTACCATTGTAGGAGGTGGTTATATTGGACTGGAGTTTGCATCTATGTATGCAGATTTTGGTAGCAAAGTAACAATAGTTCAGGATGGTGATGTATTCTTACCAAGAGAAGATGATGATATTGCAAAAGCTATACGTGAAGTATTGGAAGCAAAGGGTGTAGAGATAGTTACAGGTGCAAAGGTAACTAAGGCCGAAGAAGGCAAATTATATTACGAGATTGCAGGAGAGGCAAAGACTTTGGATTCTGATGCAATTTTACTTGCTGTAGGTCGTAGACCTAATACTGACGACCTTGGATGTGAAAATGCAGGAGTTAAACTTACTGATAGGGGTGCAGTAGTGACAGATGAGCATTTGAAAACAACTGCAGATAATATCTGGGCAGCAGGTGATGTTTGCGGTAAGCTTCAGTTTACATATATTTCACTCGACGACAGTAGAATCATCTGGGATGAGATAATGGGAGAAGATAAGAGAACTACTGAAAATAGAGGGGCTTTCTCTTATTCAGTATTTATTAATCCTCCATTCTCAAGAGTTGGAATGAGTGAAAAGGATGCAAAGGCAGCAGGACTTGACTACAGAGTTTTAAGTCTTAGTGCTAATGCTATTCCAAAGGCTAAGGTTTTAAGGAAAACTGAGGGACTCTTAAAGGCTTTGGTTACATCAGACGGCACAATCTTAGGTGCAGAGCTTTTCTGTGAAGAGTCATATGAAATGATCAACTTTATAAAGCTTGCAATGGATAATGGCATCAAAGCAAAGGATATAGCAAACTTTATATTTACACATCCTACAATGTCAGAAAGTCTGAATGACTTATTTGCAATATAA
- a CDS encoding site-specific integrase, whose translation MPKDFQSTDLLKDFYKEWITIYKEGAIRDVTLSKYKMSLIWVEKLAPKLRLCDISRVEYQQIINDYAKEHERQTTMDFHHQLKGAILDAVDEGLVPRDPTRKVIIKGKIPSNKKIKYLNQFELHSLLKSLTLEDEVSWDWFILLLAKTGMRFSEGLAITPNDFDFAHQTVSVNKTWNYKEGGGFSPTKNKSSVRKIQIDWQVVMQFATLVKDLPADKPIFVRDNKVYNSTVNDILVRYCKKVNIPVISVHGLRHTHASILLYAGVSIASVARRLGHASMTTTQKTYLHVIQELENQDIDLVMRSLSNLL comes from the coding sequence ATGCCTAAGGATTTTCAATCAACAGATTTATTGAAAGATTTTTATAAGGAATGGATAACAATATATAAGGAAGGTGCTATCAGGGATGTAACGTTGTCAAAGTATAAGATGAGTCTTATATGGGTGGAAAAACTGGCACCAAAGCTTCGCTTATGTGATATTTCAAGGGTTGAATATCAACAGATTATTAATGATTATGCCAAGGAGCATGAGCGTCAGACAACTATGGATTTCCACCACCAGTTAAAGGGAGCTATACTGGATGCGGTAGATGAGGGACTTGTTCCAAGGGATCCTACCAGGAAGGTTATTATCAAAGGTAAGATTCCGTCAAATAAGAAAATCAAGTATTTGAACCAGTTTGAACTTCACAGTCTTTTAAAGAGCTTGACTCTTGAAGATGAGGTGAGTTGGGACTGGTTTATTTTACTTTTGGCAAAGACCGGAATGAGATTTTCAGAAGGTCTTGCAATTACACCAAATGACTTTGATTTTGCACATCAGACTGTATCAGTTAATAAGACATGGAATTATAAGGAAGGTGGTGGTTTTTCTCCTACAAAAAATAAATCATCGGTGCGAAAGATACAGATTGACTGGCAGGTGGTGATGCAATTTGCCACACTTGTAAAGGATCTTCCGGCAGATAAGCCTATATTTGTAAGAGATAATAAGGTTTATAACTCTACAGTTAATGATATTTTGGTGAGGTACTGTAAAAAAGTTAATATCCCTGTTATTTCTGTACATGGACTTCGCCATACACATGCTTCTATTTTGCTATATGCCGGAGTATCTATTGCCAGTGTAGCGAGAAGACTTGGACATGCAAGTATGACTACTACTCAGAAAACATACTTACATGTAATACAGGAGCTGGAAAATCAGGATATTGACCTTGTAATGAGGTCACTTTCAAATCTTTTGTAA